In the Candidatus Parvarchaeota archaeon genome, CGGGGTATTGCGCCATGATGCAAAACAAGACAATAGCTGGTTTGTGTCTGCAGGCTTTTGGAGGCACGCAGCAGAACGGAACTGGCAGAAGCGATGATGGACGCGGATTGTTGAAAAACGAGTGTGCAACAAATGCCGATTGCACTGTTGGCGGGTGTTCGAGAACAGTGTGCCAGGCCAAAGGAAACGAGCTTGTAACTACGTG is a window encoding:
- a CDS encoding eight-cysteine-cluster domain-containing protein: GYCAMMQNKTIAGLCLQAFGGTQQNGTGRSDDGRGLLKNECATNADCTVGGCSRTVCQAKGNELVTTCEWKEKYACYRQQFANCGCFEGKCAWASNSLLDKCLAQTKEGGY